In one Populus nigra chromosome 12, ddPopNigr1.1, whole genome shotgun sequence genomic region, the following are encoded:
- the LOC133669754 gene encoding protein EXPORTIN 1A isoform X2: protein MASLVMAAEKFRDLSQAIDVPLLDATVAAFYGTGSKEERVAADRILQDLQNNPDMWLQVVHILQNTKNLNTKFFALQVLEGVIKYRWNALPVEQRDGMKNYISEVIVQLSSNEASFRMERLYVNKLNVTLVQILKHEWPARWRSFIPDLVAAAKTSETICENCMVILKLLSEEVFDFSRGEMTQQKIKELKQSLNSEFQLIHELCLYVLSASQRTELIRATLSTLHAFLSWIPLGYIFESPLLETLLKFFPMPSYRNLTLQCLTEVAALNFGDFYNIQYVKMYNFFMVQLQAILPLTTNIPEAYANGSSEEQAFIQNLALFFTSFYKSHIQVLESTQENITALLMGLEYLINICYVDDTEVFKVCLDYWNSLVLELFEARHNLDNPAVAVNMMGLQMPLLHGMVDGLGSQILQRRQLYATPMSKLRMLMICRMAKPEEVLIVEDENGNIVRETMKDNDVLVQYKIMRETLIYLSHLDHEDTEKQMLKKLSKQLSGEDWNWNNLNTLCWAIGSISGSMMEEQENRFLVMVIRDLLNLCEITKGKDNKAVIASNIMYVVGQYPRFLRAHWKFLKTVVNKLFEFMHETHPGVQDMACDTFLKIVQKCKRKFVIVQVGESEPFVSELLAGLPTTVADLEPHQIHTFYESVGHMIQAESDPQKRDEYLQRLMDLPNQKWAEIIGQARQSVDFLKDQDVIRTVLNIMQTNTSVASALGTYFLSQISLIFLDMLNVYRMYSELISSSIAEGGPYASKTSYVKLLRSVKRETLKLIETFLDKAEDQTQIGKQFVPPMMDPVLGDYARNLPDARESEVLSLFATIINKYKAAMIEDVPRIFEAVFQCTLEMITKNFEDYPEHRLKFFSLLRAIATHCFPALIRLSSEQLKLVMDSIIWAFRHTERNIAETGLNLLVEMLKNFQASEFCNQFYRSYFLTIEQEIFAVLTDTFHKPGFKLHVLVLQHLFCLVESGALTEPLWDAATISYSYPNNAMFVREYTIKLLGTSFPNMTASEVTQFVNGLFESRNDLSAFKNHIRDFLVQSKEFSAQDNKDLYAEEAAAQRERERQRMLSIPGLIAPNEIQDEMLDS, encoded by the exons ATGGCTTCTTTGGTTATGGCGGCCGAGAAATTTAGGGATTTAAGTCAAGCGATTGATGTTCCTTTACTGGATGCTACTGTAGCTGCCTTCTATGGCACTGGATCCAAAGAAGAG AGGGTAGCTGCTGACCGTATTTTGCAGGACTTGCAAAACAATCCAGATATGTGGCTCCAAGTGGTGCACATtctacaaaatacaaagaacctCAACACCAAGTTCTTTGCCTTGCAG GTCCTAGAGGGCGTTATAAAGTATAGATGGAATGCATTGCCTGTCGAACAACGAGATGGAATGAAAAATTACATTTCTGAAGTCATTGTACAG CTTTCAAGTAATGAGGCCTCTTTTCGGATGGAAAGGCTATATGTAAACAAGCTCAATGTTACTTTGGTTCAG ATACTCAAGCATGAGTGGCCTGCTAGATGGCGAAGCTTTATCCCTGATCTTGTTGCTGCAGCAAAAACTAGTGAAACTATTTGTGAGAATTGCATGGTTATATTGAAA CTTCTTAGTGAAGAAGTTTTTGATTTCTCACGAGGAGAGATGACTCAACAGAAGATCAAAGAGCTTAAACAATCATTAAACAG CGAGTTTCAACTCATCCATGAGCTATGCTTGTATGTCTTGTCAGCTTCCCAAAGAACCGAGCTTATTCGAGCAACATTGTCCACCTTGCATGCTTTTCTTTCTTGGATTCCTTTGGGTTATATTTTTGAATCTCCCTTG CTTGAAACACTTCTGAAATTTTTTCCAATGCCATCTTATCGGAACCTTACCCTTCAGTGTTTGACAGAG GTTGCGGCTCTTAATTTTGGGGATTTCTATAACATACAGTATGTTAAgatgtataattttttcatggtcCAGTTGCAG gcTATTCTTCCACTAACCACTAATATCCCAGAGGCTTATGCAAATGGATCTAGTGAAGAACAA GCATTCATTCAGAATCTGGCGCTGTTTTTCACCTCATTTTATAAG TCTCATATTCAAGTGCTGGAGTCTACGCAGGAGAACATAACTGCTCTGCTAATGGGTCTCGAGTATCTAATTAACATCTGTTATGTTGATGACACAGAAGTTTTTAAG GTGTGCTTGGACTATTGGAACTCCTTGGTTTTGGAGCTTTTCGAGGCACGCCATAATTTGGACAACCCTGCAGTGGCTGTAAACATGATGGGACTGCAG ATGCCTTTGCTGCATGGCATGGTTGATGGTTTAGGGTCACAAATTCTGCAGAGGAGGCAGCTTTATGCTACTCCAATGTCCAAGTTGCGAATGCTTATGATCTGTCGTATGGCTAAACCTGAGGAGGTTTTGATAGTTGAAGATGAAAATGGTAATATTGTTCGTGAAACCATGAAGGATAATGATGTTCTTGTTCAATACAAG ATTATGAGGGAAACACTAATCTATTTGTCACATCTTGATCACGAGGATACTGAAAAGCAG ATGCTGAAGAAATTAAGTAAACAACTGAGTGGTGAAGATTGGAATTGGAACAATTTGAACACTTTATGCTGGGCAATTGGATCCATATCTGGTTCCATGATGGAAGAACAG GAAAACAGATTTCTAGTGATGGTCATTCGTGATCTACTGAATTTATGTGAAATCACGAAAGGGAAAGATAACAAAGCTGTTATTGCAAGTAACATCAT GTATGTTGTTGGTCAGTACCCAAGATTTCTCAGAGCTCACTGGAAGTTCTTGAAAACTGTTGTCAATAAATTGTTTGAATTTATGCATGAAACTCATCCTGGAGTGCAg GACATGGCCTGTGACACATTCTTGAAAATTGTACAGAAATGCAAGCGGAAATTCGTTATTGTACAG GTTGGAGAAAGTGAGCCATTTGTATCTGAACTTCTAGCAGGCCTACCAACGACTGTTGCTGATCTTGAGCCACATCAGATTCATACATTTTATGAATCT GTTGGCCATATGATTCAAGCAGAATCTGATCCACAGAAGAGAGATGAATACCTGCAGAGGTTGATGGATCTTCCTAACCAG AAATGGGCTGAAATTATCGGGCAGGCACGTCAAAGTGTAGATTTTCTGAAGGATCAAGATGTGATCAGAACTGTCCTTAATATAATGCAG ACCAATACAAGTGTTGCAAGTGCCCTTGGGACATACTTTTTATCCCAAATTTCTCTTATCTTTTTGGACATGCTTAACGTATACAG AATGTATAGTGAGCTTATATCAAGCAGTATTGCAGAAGGAGGGCCTTATGCATCTAAAACATCTTATGTGAAACTTTTGCG ATCTGTTAAGAGGGAGACACTTAAGCTCATTGAGACATTTTTGGACAAGGCCGAAGACCAGACACAAATTGGGAAGCAGTTCGTGCCCCCAATGATGGATCCTGTTCTTGGTGATTATGCTAGGAATTTGCCTGATGCTAGAGAATCAGAAGTTTTGTCACTTTTTGCAACAATTATAAACAA GTACAAAGCTGCAATGATAGAAGATGTACCTAGAATATTTGAAGCTGTTTTCCAGTGTACGTTGGAG ATGATAACCAAAAATTTTGAAGATTATCCAGAACATCGCCTTAAGTTCTTCTCATTACTCCGTGCCATTGCTACACATTGTTTCCCTGCCTTGATTCGTTTGTCAAGTGAG CAACTGAAGCTAGTGATGGATTCAATCATATGGGCATTCCGTCATACAGAGAGGAACATAGCTGAGACTGGTCTAAACCTATTGGTGGAGATGCTGAAGAACTTTCAG GCTTCAGAGTTCTGTAATCAGTTCTACAGGTCATACTTTTTGACAATTGAGCAGGAAATATTTGCTGTCTTGACAGATACATTTCACAAACCTGGTTTTAAGTTGCATGTCTTGGTGCTGCAACACTTGTTTTGCTTG GTCGAGAGTGGTGCTTTGACAGAGCCTCTGTGGGATGCTGCAACAATCTCTTATTCATACCCAAATAATGCAATGTTTGTTCGTGAGTATACCATTAAACTTCTGGGTACATCATTCCCAAACATGACTGCATCAGAG GTCACTCAATTTGTTAATGGACTATTTGAGTCGAGAAACGACCTGTCTGCATTTAAGAATCACATCCGAGACTTTCTCGTGCAATCAAAGGAATTCTCCGCTCAG GATAATAAAGATCTCTACGCTGAAGAGGCTGCTGCTCAGAGGGAAAGAGAGCGACAAAGAATGCTTTCCATTCCAGGGCTTATTGCCCCTAATGAAATACAAGATGAGATGTTAGATTCATAG
- the LOC133669754 gene encoding protein EXPORTIN 1A isoform X1, whose translation MASLVMAAEKFRDLSQAIDVPLLDATVAAFYGTGSKEERVAADRILQDLQNNPDMWLQVVHILQNTKNLNTKFFALQVLEGVIKYRWNALPVEQRDGMKNYISEVIVQLSSNEASFRMERLYVNKLNVTLVQILKHEWPARWRSFIPDLVAAAKTSETICENCMVILKLLSEEVFDFSRGEMTQQKIKELKQSLNSEFQLIHELCLYVLSASQRTELIRATLSTLHAFLSWIPLGYIFESPLLETLLKFFPMPSYRNLTLQCLTEVAALNFGDFYNIQYVKMYNFFMVQLQAILPLTTNIPEAYANGSSEEQAFIQNLALFFTSFYKSHIQVLESTQENITALLMGLEYLINICYVDDTEVFKVCLDYWNSLVLELFEARHNLDNPAVAVNMMGLQVMPLLHGMVDGLGSQILQRRQLYATPMSKLRMLMICRMAKPEEVLIVEDENGNIVRETMKDNDVLVQYKIMRETLIYLSHLDHEDTEKQMLKKLSKQLSGEDWNWNNLNTLCWAIGSISGSMMEEQENRFLVMVIRDLLNLCEITKGKDNKAVIASNIMYVVGQYPRFLRAHWKFLKTVVNKLFEFMHETHPGVQDMACDTFLKIVQKCKRKFVIVQVGESEPFVSELLAGLPTTVADLEPHQIHTFYESVGHMIQAESDPQKRDEYLQRLMDLPNQKWAEIIGQARQSVDFLKDQDVIRTVLNIMQTNTSVASALGTYFLSQISLIFLDMLNVYRMYSELISSSIAEGGPYASKTSYVKLLRSVKRETLKLIETFLDKAEDQTQIGKQFVPPMMDPVLGDYARNLPDARESEVLSLFATIINKYKAAMIEDVPRIFEAVFQCTLEMITKNFEDYPEHRLKFFSLLRAIATHCFPALIRLSSEQLKLVMDSIIWAFRHTERNIAETGLNLLVEMLKNFQASEFCNQFYRSYFLTIEQEIFAVLTDTFHKPGFKLHVLVLQHLFCLVESGALTEPLWDAATISYSYPNNAMFVREYTIKLLGTSFPNMTASEVTQFVNGLFESRNDLSAFKNHIRDFLVQSKEFSAQDNKDLYAEEAAAQRERERQRMLSIPGLIAPNEIQDEMLDS comes from the exons ATGGCTTCTTTGGTTATGGCGGCCGAGAAATTTAGGGATTTAAGTCAAGCGATTGATGTTCCTTTACTGGATGCTACTGTAGCTGCCTTCTATGGCACTGGATCCAAAGAAGAG AGGGTAGCTGCTGACCGTATTTTGCAGGACTTGCAAAACAATCCAGATATGTGGCTCCAAGTGGTGCACATtctacaaaatacaaagaacctCAACACCAAGTTCTTTGCCTTGCAG GTCCTAGAGGGCGTTATAAAGTATAGATGGAATGCATTGCCTGTCGAACAACGAGATGGAATGAAAAATTACATTTCTGAAGTCATTGTACAG CTTTCAAGTAATGAGGCCTCTTTTCGGATGGAAAGGCTATATGTAAACAAGCTCAATGTTACTTTGGTTCAG ATACTCAAGCATGAGTGGCCTGCTAGATGGCGAAGCTTTATCCCTGATCTTGTTGCTGCAGCAAAAACTAGTGAAACTATTTGTGAGAATTGCATGGTTATATTGAAA CTTCTTAGTGAAGAAGTTTTTGATTTCTCACGAGGAGAGATGACTCAACAGAAGATCAAAGAGCTTAAACAATCATTAAACAG CGAGTTTCAACTCATCCATGAGCTATGCTTGTATGTCTTGTCAGCTTCCCAAAGAACCGAGCTTATTCGAGCAACATTGTCCACCTTGCATGCTTTTCTTTCTTGGATTCCTTTGGGTTATATTTTTGAATCTCCCTTG CTTGAAACACTTCTGAAATTTTTTCCAATGCCATCTTATCGGAACCTTACCCTTCAGTGTTTGACAGAG GTTGCGGCTCTTAATTTTGGGGATTTCTATAACATACAGTATGTTAAgatgtataattttttcatggtcCAGTTGCAG gcTATTCTTCCACTAACCACTAATATCCCAGAGGCTTATGCAAATGGATCTAGTGAAGAACAA GCATTCATTCAGAATCTGGCGCTGTTTTTCACCTCATTTTATAAG TCTCATATTCAAGTGCTGGAGTCTACGCAGGAGAACATAACTGCTCTGCTAATGGGTCTCGAGTATCTAATTAACATCTGTTATGTTGATGACACAGAAGTTTTTAAG GTGTGCTTGGACTATTGGAACTCCTTGGTTTTGGAGCTTTTCGAGGCACGCCATAATTTGGACAACCCTGCAGTGGCTGTAAACATGATGGGACTGCAGGTA ATGCCTTTGCTGCATGGCATGGTTGATGGTTTAGGGTCACAAATTCTGCAGAGGAGGCAGCTTTATGCTACTCCAATGTCCAAGTTGCGAATGCTTATGATCTGTCGTATGGCTAAACCTGAGGAGGTTTTGATAGTTGAAGATGAAAATGGTAATATTGTTCGTGAAACCATGAAGGATAATGATGTTCTTGTTCAATACAAG ATTATGAGGGAAACACTAATCTATTTGTCACATCTTGATCACGAGGATACTGAAAAGCAG ATGCTGAAGAAATTAAGTAAACAACTGAGTGGTGAAGATTGGAATTGGAACAATTTGAACACTTTATGCTGGGCAATTGGATCCATATCTGGTTCCATGATGGAAGAACAG GAAAACAGATTTCTAGTGATGGTCATTCGTGATCTACTGAATTTATGTGAAATCACGAAAGGGAAAGATAACAAAGCTGTTATTGCAAGTAACATCAT GTATGTTGTTGGTCAGTACCCAAGATTTCTCAGAGCTCACTGGAAGTTCTTGAAAACTGTTGTCAATAAATTGTTTGAATTTATGCATGAAACTCATCCTGGAGTGCAg GACATGGCCTGTGACACATTCTTGAAAATTGTACAGAAATGCAAGCGGAAATTCGTTATTGTACAG GTTGGAGAAAGTGAGCCATTTGTATCTGAACTTCTAGCAGGCCTACCAACGACTGTTGCTGATCTTGAGCCACATCAGATTCATACATTTTATGAATCT GTTGGCCATATGATTCAAGCAGAATCTGATCCACAGAAGAGAGATGAATACCTGCAGAGGTTGATGGATCTTCCTAACCAG AAATGGGCTGAAATTATCGGGCAGGCACGTCAAAGTGTAGATTTTCTGAAGGATCAAGATGTGATCAGAACTGTCCTTAATATAATGCAG ACCAATACAAGTGTTGCAAGTGCCCTTGGGACATACTTTTTATCCCAAATTTCTCTTATCTTTTTGGACATGCTTAACGTATACAG AATGTATAGTGAGCTTATATCAAGCAGTATTGCAGAAGGAGGGCCTTATGCATCTAAAACATCTTATGTGAAACTTTTGCG ATCTGTTAAGAGGGAGACACTTAAGCTCATTGAGACATTTTTGGACAAGGCCGAAGACCAGACACAAATTGGGAAGCAGTTCGTGCCCCCAATGATGGATCCTGTTCTTGGTGATTATGCTAGGAATTTGCCTGATGCTAGAGAATCAGAAGTTTTGTCACTTTTTGCAACAATTATAAACAA GTACAAAGCTGCAATGATAGAAGATGTACCTAGAATATTTGAAGCTGTTTTCCAGTGTACGTTGGAG ATGATAACCAAAAATTTTGAAGATTATCCAGAACATCGCCTTAAGTTCTTCTCATTACTCCGTGCCATTGCTACACATTGTTTCCCTGCCTTGATTCGTTTGTCAAGTGAG CAACTGAAGCTAGTGATGGATTCAATCATATGGGCATTCCGTCATACAGAGAGGAACATAGCTGAGACTGGTCTAAACCTATTGGTGGAGATGCTGAAGAACTTTCAG GCTTCAGAGTTCTGTAATCAGTTCTACAGGTCATACTTTTTGACAATTGAGCAGGAAATATTTGCTGTCTTGACAGATACATTTCACAAACCTGGTTTTAAGTTGCATGTCTTGGTGCTGCAACACTTGTTTTGCTTG GTCGAGAGTGGTGCTTTGACAGAGCCTCTGTGGGATGCTGCAACAATCTCTTATTCATACCCAAATAATGCAATGTTTGTTCGTGAGTATACCATTAAACTTCTGGGTACATCATTCCCAAACATGACTGCATCAGAG GTCACTCAATTTGTTAATGGACTATTTGAGTCGAGAAACGACCTGTCTGCATTTAAGAATCACATCCGAGACTTTCTCGTGCAATCAAAGGAATTCTCCGCTCAG GATAATAAAGATCTCTACGCTGAAGAGGCTGCTGCTCAGAGGGAAAGAGAGCGACAAAGAATGCTTTCCATTCCAGGGCTTATTGCCCCTAATGAAATACAAGATGAGATGTTAGATTCATAG